atatggttttcttttcctcatagGAAAAATTACTTGGCTGTCTTGACAAAAGATGAAGACAGGCTTTGTTTTCTACATTCTCATCATGTCCTCACTCACAGGTCTCAAAAACATACATCAGGGAACAAACATTCACTCCTCTTAaaacctgccccgccccctccaccccTAAAGCTTTTTAATTGTACTTCACTTAcgctgtgtgtttttgtgtatgagagacagagtcggagggagggaggagagagatcgtgcgtgtgcaggccagaggataGCTTGCAGGAGCCACACTCATCCAGGGCCCAGGCTCGATTCACCATGCTTGTCCACAGGCACGCGTGCTCTCTGAGGCACCTCATCTGTCCCCCTCTTTCAAGGGTCAGCTCCTACACCTACACTCTCTCATTTGACAACAACGAAATTCAGTCTACTTCTGCAGCCAGAAAAAAATGCCtctaaaaacaaagaggaaattaataaaaagaaaaattatagaagTAGTAAAATAAAGCAACTGACAGTCAAGAAATAGATGTACACCGAGTCCCTTCAACAGTTAGAATTATAATgactttattacatttattttacaacTAAAATATCCTTTTATAGCATTCTAAAGAAATGTGCCATTTGAAATTATATTCATAGCTTTTATGTAAGTTCATATTTTCAAAAGTTCCATGTATGTATAATAGTAGTAACTTTATAGTATGGGctagctaacacacacacacacacacacacacacacacacacacacacacacaaactttaatCATCTAACTTTTAGAAATATATCGTTGTATTTTCACATTAAATTGCCTTAGAGTGAACTTTAAGAAGCAAGTGTTAAAAACACATTGCTATTTTCACTACTTCCTGACACtatcagtatgtatgtatgtgtatgcatgttatgtatgtgtgtatatttgcatgtatgtacttAGACACGATCTCACTGTgacttttggctgtcctggaactcactatgtggaccaggctagtctctaactcacagatattctcctgcatctgcctcctgagtgctgggatgaaagctgtgcaccgccacacccagcttgtaGGTATTTACTTTTAATAGTCATTATTGTACTGAATTCTTAGTAAAAATTAATGATGGTGATCAATATAATGAAAATGGGGTGTTCAACATTACAGTTCACCAAGAAGAAAACACCAAGAATAGTGGACGATTTCCCAGACCAACAAGGCAGTAAGAGTAAAAGACACTGAAGGGAAAGATGGGTCCCACAAAAGTAAGAGTCCTTTTATTTTTGATGGTTGGATTCAAGTCAGTAGGTAACTTTACAAATGATACAATTTTAGGAAGAGTACATGTAATTATATCTTGTCTATAACTTTTCCTATAATAAGTAAGGAACAAATGGAGGAAATGTAGTATATCCTAAGGTTTGAACAAAATGCAATTTACACACAGAAGACCAACActgagaaatagaatagactgtAATTAAACACTTGTCCCAATATCTTTCATGGTGACAAAGATATAAACTGCTTCCTAATGAACAGTAATGAAGGCAGGAAGGCTtctcaggaaaaggaaagggcatGGCCTCCTCATGGGAATCTGTAAGAAGATTCAGGATCTCAACAGTCTGTCCACACTGCTATGGTCCTGCTGGGTCCTTGGCTGCATAAGGAGGCTTTGTGCTACTGTGGGGTTCCAGGCAACTATGAACTACCCACAGGCAATGATAAAATTATGATTAAGACATTTTTATACATCCTTCAATGCACATAACATACTCTAAAGACGGTCAATGATTGTACAGGAAAGGAAACATATAGGTTGGCACCACGAATGTGACACATGGATGTTTAATAAAACCATGGCTTCTGAAGGAGGACTCCTGGCCATGACTGCCAGATTTAACTTTTCTGCCCTTCAGTTTTTCCATATGTGGAACGAAGATAATTAACTGCCTTATAGATTTGTTGTACGTATTCAGTCAGACAGGAAGAGTGTTTAGAGCCATTCCATCCTCCCTCAGTGGACACCAGTGAAGTCCCACACAGGAAGGGTGGAGACTAGTCAAAGTAACAAACACACAGTGATAGGGAACAAAGCGCAAACCTGACACTCTCACTGTAACTAAAGATGGTTCTATAATTCCTGGGGTTGGAACTCTATTGAAAATAACAGCTTCAGAGGTCAAGTGTCACCGAGTTCTTTCCCTGACTGACATAACTATAAAAACGAAACTGCTTTGTAACATGATAAGAATAGAGCGCTCGTGAGTTGTGTGTTAGCACTATTCATGTCGTGCCTGCAGTGCATTCTAAATACTTTCAGGGTCATCTTTAGTTTGTGCTCATATACTTGCACTCTTGTGTAATTAATGACATTCTTCTGGTCCCATTTTATGAATGGGTAAGATTGCTCCTGTGCACCCTAGActagtgtgtgtgtcccttctcgGTAATATATGATTATGCATTTCTGCTTCTGAAATTGGATAATAATTAAAATCTTTAGCTTCAAGGAAAAAGCATATCCACTGAGTAATGCCAAAAGCTTCAAATTTTGCTGGTTTGCCAAGtgttttaaacatgtatttcacCTATACTGTTAACTACAAAATACGTCTGCCTGGTTATGCAATAgagttaaaaataacaatactGTTACAGTTTCACAAAGGAAACTACTCCTAGATTGTAACAATATATGTGGACTACAAATTTTCATGTTGGCAAAACATGAcacttataaaaattaaattcaagcAAATCCTATTGCTATTTCAGCTGAAATCTCGTTGCCAAGTTTCATACTGCAGCAAACTGACAGTCCACTTACAGGGAGCGTGGCGGGAGTCCTAACATAATGGCATGAATGGAAGTGAATGTGACATCAGTGAGCACCTCTTTTCATCACATCACTGTGACCCTCTCTGGGGACAGATGAGGAACTGTTCCTCCCAAGCCTTCTTCTAGAAACTGGCTCTTTTCCCAGCCCTTTTTAATTCTTCTTAGCTTTCGGCTTATGCATGGGAGGAGTAAAATCACCTTACCCAGAATTACAATTGAGGGCAAAACAAGTGCAAGAACAAAGTTTGGTGGTGTGTAAAACCGGTAGTATTCTTCCGCAAAAGCGCGTTTCCATCCGTAAATTAGCACGTGGAAAGTACTTATGAGTAGAGCAACGTAGCCAAGTGTAGACtagagacaggagaggaaggaaaaagacatACGTTACTCACCCACGTAACAGCCTGTGCAGATGCCCTGTTTATGTTTTTAACTTTAAGTGACTGACATAGTACCTTCTGAATTAAGCAACTTAAGACAGTTTCATACATTTCCATATATACTTACGAACAGTGCATCAGTCCTGCACAAACCAGGCCATACTGCATAAACTGAGTATcttcattatttaatttaatataccACAAGCAGTTCCATGCCATGTCAAAACACACCATAAGTGTTGTGTAGTGTTTTATTGAATGGATACATATAGCTTAATCATTCTGACCCCAAATGTCTTCAGCTATAAATGATACCACTTTAGATggctcatattttgttttgtgtccttGGGAACTGATTCTACTGGGATTAGTGATCAGAATGTGCAGCTTTTCTCTGATGTAGATATGCATGGCGTCCATATGCTTTATAAAGGCCGTACAGCTGTCACTGCGGCACATGCCTGGGGTCCCAGTACGAAGAAGGATGAGGTAAGGGGcctacaagttcaaagccagcctgatctacatcgtgagtctgaggctagcctgggctatatagtgaaactctgtcttaacaaacaagcaaagttGTGGTGGGAGTAATGCAAATTGCTACACGTTATGTACAGAACTGTGTAACAGTGTGTATTCAGATACATACAGGTATGTACATGAACATGTACAACATTAAATCCAAAGAGTAATCTCATGTATACATAATGTACACACATAGGTACTAGTTAATAAGAAAATATGGTAAGGCAGAGTTTTACTATGTAATGTAACTAATAATTCAAATGTGGTTTATTGACCACAATAAATAAGATAACTAAAAATACCTAAATCATTTATCTTATATGTTCAAAAGTTACAATGTTTTcagttatttaaattattacattaaGCCTGCTTACTTTGACAACTAGCTTATATTACATAAAAGTAATGTATCAGTATAGTGACGTAATGTCTAAGTTCACTAGGAAAATGTCAGCTCTCTAGCAGGCAAGATGTTTGCAATTACTCGTCTACCTCTGTGATGATAGGTGTCTGTCTATCAGAAGGCCTTCATTTCCTTTCAGGTGTGATTAAGGGGAGAAAATGAATCTAAACATGGGTTGTTCTTAATTTGAGTAAGATTTTTTTTGCATGACTTTAAAGGGGTGagttgagccgggcatggtaatGCatacctgtgatgccagcactcagggaggcagaggcaggtggatctctatgagttcaaggctagcctggtctacaaagcaagtctgggacagccaaggctacacagagaaatcctgtcccaaacCCCCTCCCaaatatatgtttgtgcatgaatgtgtgtgtgtgtgtgtgtgtgtgtgtgtgtgtgtgtgtctgtgtgtgtgtctgtgtgtgtgtctgtgtatgtatatataaagggATGAGTTGGGGGAAGTAGTGCAAAGTGGATATAATagaaacacattatatgcatgtatggcattttgaaagaattaaaaatattatttaaaatttcccTAAAGCAGCCGGGcatgtgatgcacacctttaatcccagcactggggaggtagaggcaggtggagctctctaagtttcaggccaacctcgtctacagagcaaattctaggacagttAGTGCCACATAGATAAACCCTATCATAAtttactccccaccccccaaagaaaACCCTCAATAGACAAGGGACAAAATAAAGCTTAGTGTACTACCAAGTGACTCTACTGATAtgttgtatatattgtatatattgtacCGTACACATCTGGATCAGAAAATACAGACTGTGACCATATAATTAGAATccaaattgtatttatatatattcaaaatatgtaaatgttataCAGATATTAATGTAGGTAAATGTCTAACTTTTTAAGGAACACAAGTTTCCTTTACTTTCTTACAGAAATTTTTGTGTATTAGTTTGTGATTGACATGTTAAAGCATGTTAACAAGAAGCACAAATCCAGTTGGTTGTCGCAAACATTAGCATAGTTACCTAGTGTGACAATGCTTATAATTGTGTAAGTTCATTTGCCTAGTAATCAATtgacgctggagagatggctcagtggttaaggacacttgttcttgcagaagacctaggtttgatttttaacacccacaagatggctcacaaccaggTTCAAAACTTCATTTCCAGTGGATCTGACCCCTTAtaacctctgtgagcaccagacaTGTACacggtgcacagatatacatgtgaaCAGAATACTCataagagtaaatatttttttaaagtaaaagtaaattgaCCTTCAACATTAAATTTGACCTAAGCCACttctccctttatttatttatttattttatttttttctgagacagagtttctctgtgtagccttggctgtcctggactcgttttgtagaccacgctggtcttgaactcacagagatctacctgcctctgcctcctcaagcgctggggttataggcatgcgccaTCGCACCTGGCCTGTCTTTATTCTTAACATGATAGGCAATGCTATGACATCCTTCTAGTGTAACGATGTACCGACCTTTCACTTACTAAACCAGAGTGGTTGTAAATATGGCCTCCACCTCCATGCGTTGCCTGAACTGGACATGCAATTATGGCCTCAAAAAGGCACTCTTATCAGATGGAGCATATGTAACATTGAACTTAACAGTGAAATTCTATGCTGCCCACTGCGTTAGCAAACAACACCCCACATACCTGGATAAAACTGAATTCCCTCCAGTTTAAAGCATTGCTCACTGAAGGGATGGAAGTGATTGCCAGGAGGGACAGTAAGCCCAGGCTCATGATACCAAAGGAGATGTACATTTCGATTCTCCAAACCTCCTCCTCATTCCAAGCATTTTCAATATTTGCATGAAcctaacaagaaaacaaagatggatTTCCTTTACTTAGTAAAACATTAGCTGACTCTATACATAGTTTACTCTTGGTTGAAGAAGAACCAGGCCATTTATGATCATCATTAAGATTAATCATAGGAATTCATCATAATGAACTATTGCGGATAACCTGTTCTTAGTATTATTCCAGATGTAGGGAAAAGGGGGAGAGTGTTGAATCAAACCAGGACTAACACACCTCGTTTTCCAGCATGTAAAGAGGGTAGGGTGAGCCTATGTTATCATGTGTACAGTGAGTCACTTTTGCAGAGGCTCTGCAGTCCAAGACCATGAAATGACAACTGACTGGTCCCCAAGTGACAGAAAGAAGTATCTATAGTCAGACTCAGTTCCGCGGTGCTTTTATGGGTTGGTATACATGGGACTGAACACTTCGGGTATATCCTGCCAAGTTTAATTAAGAAGCCAAGCAGGGACTTCAAAGTTACTTTCTTCCTCACCCAGTGTCAATGTCTCTTTCTTACCTGGAAACCAAAATATCCTCAGGACAAGGATAAGAAGCTGAAATATCTGTCCACTTGAATTATCTTCTTAATATACCTTCCAAACTCCCAACTGCTTCTCTCATTTGTAGTGTTTTTAAGAATTTCTTCCATTATATTGCTAACACATACCAATCAAGTCTGGCTTAACTGTGAATTTATGGCTCGCAATATGCACAGAGGATTCTTCTAGAATTATTTGTTTATCCACAAACAATACAATTAGAGTATAAGACAAGAGTTGGACTTTTCAGCTGAAAATTTGACTTATTATGTATCTCTAGATGGAAGGAAACACATTCTTAATACCACCTTAACTTTGTCCAGTTTCAGTTAACAAAACATATGAAAGAAGCCACTCCTACCAACATCCTGAAAGAGCCTTTGGGGCTCCCATGCTGAAAAAAGCTCTAACCAAATTCCTGTCCACTGGGTAtcgtggctcaagcctttaatcctagcactcacaaggcagaggcagacaggtttctttgagttcaaagccagcctggtttacatagcaagttccaggcccatgagggctacatagggaggctCTGTCTCcaccaatacaaaacaaaacaccaccaccaccatcaccaccaccacccccaacccctcctcaccccctccacccctgcacAAACATTCCTTTCCAGTATCTACACAGCTATACAGAAGAGCAACATACACTGATGCACTGAGactcagtcttgaaaaaacaaaaacagcaccaTACTCTCCCTCCCTAAATATGCCAAAGGAAAGATGCCATTTTAAAGTCTATGTAAACCTACACTACTTTATCTCAGATTTCACAATTCTCACGAGGGTACCACACGAGAGCCAGATGAATAGCAAGCATGCTCAGTACCTGCTGGTAAGCCATGTTGAGAAACAAGTACCGTTCTGACCTTCTCATTGGCAAGCAGAGGCTGTAGGCTACGTggacaacagcaaagaaaaagctGAGCAACCCCAGCTGCTTCCGGCACTGTAACCAGGTATCCAGCCATGGTGGGAATCTGCGATACTTGGTGCCATAATAAAGCTGATATGCAGCCGCCAGGAGGCCTGCAAGGTAGGCCAGCGACAGCAAAGTAATGGCTACTATAGGCAAGGTTTTGTTCACAATCTCAATGGGAATCTTGTAAAAGTCACTCTGCTGGTTTCTGGCATACGGATGTATCACATCTCTgacaaaggaataaagaaagaaaaatgtggccAGGCTTATGGCTACCACCACTGGCCCCCTCCAGAGAGTAAACAGTCGCAGGGGCAAATTCTCAATCTCCTTGGCCGATGATAAAGATCCCAAGTCAACGGGAATAAAATTCAACTGACGGGCAAGTTCAATAACCTGTTGTCGAGCTTGGATATTGTTGCTGCATATATAAACCTGTAAGAAAAGCCAAGAACCTCGTTAGCACTGCTGGTCATAAAAGTCCCGTGGCTAGTCACAAACTCTGCTACACCTATGGCACACTGTTTAACAAGTAACGCTAGTGACTTAAGATGAGAAAAGGTAATGACTAACTTCGTCAACAGACTTAAATACTATCACAGGCATTATTATCAGGTTCAAAACAGTACCAGAACAAAGATTAAACAATCAAGTGTCACAGTATAGCCAGATTTATTAGTATCTTAAAAGACTTAAAATACtgcaataaaaattttttttaaaaaggtctttgCCATCTATGATGAAAGTAAAGAGAATCTAGCTGCAACCGGGAAAGCTCAAAGAGGTCCTCGTGAGAGGGAGGCtgctggaagaggaggaagcatgCTCTTCTGCGGCACCAGGGTCAACAGCAGCCACAAGGGAGGCCACATCCCTCCCTAGAGGTGTATGTGGCCATATCCTCCCAAGCCAGCTTCCTAAGGGTGAGGCTGGGGCTCCTTGCTTCTGTGGACAGCTCTTAATCCCAGGAATGTAGAGGTTCTGCCTGGCAGACCCATGGAAATCACTGCCCTTCACTCCTTATCCAGCAGAAGCGCAGGTGAGCACAGAGTCTCCGCGATGGCCTTTGCACGTAAAATGTACAAACTGTGTCAGGATGCCAGACTCCCTATAAAATTTAGATTTAGAGCCAATTTACTAAGCATCTGTAAAACATCTGAATAATTCCAGGTACACTATTTCATTAGTGAGCATgtaaaatttcttcattttttgatGATTATATTCCTTACAAGTAAAGTGACGATTCTATACGGCTTAGTTAATTTGGACAGAACGGCAACTGCCATTTTCTAAAACTAAACATATCTCTGTAGGAACCCTAATGATGTGACAGGTGGGGTGAGGAAGCTTAAGACCCCTTTGATGCTATAATATAGTCGAAAATTCAACAAGTACCTGTTGGGCCCTGAGTTCACTGCTAGAGCAAGCCAGTTCTAGGAATAGGTAGGTCATCTCACTCAGGGCTAGAAAAAATATTGGTACAGAGTCTCCAGTAATGCTCGAGGAAAACAAATTTCCAAACCTCTCTCTGGAGATGTTT
The Acomys russatus chromosome 10, mAcoRus1.1, whole genome shotgun sequence genome window above contains:
- the Steap2 gene encoding metalloreductase STEAP2; amino-acid sequence: MESISMIGSPKSLETFLPNGINGIKDARKVTVGVIGSGDFAKSLTIRLIRCGYHVVIGSRNPKFASEFFPHVVDVTHHEDALTKTNIIFVAIHREHYTSLWDLRHLLVGKILIDVSNNMRVNQYPESNAEYLASLFPDSLIVKGFNVISAWALQLGPKDASRQVYICSNNIQARQQVIELARQLNFIPVDLGSLSSAKEIENLPLRLFTLWRGPVVVAISLATFFFLYSFVRDVIHPYARNQQSDFYKIPIEIVNKTLPIVAITLLSLAYLAGLLAAAYQLYYGTKYRRFPPWLDTWLQCRKQLGLLSFFFAVVHVAYSLCLPMRRSERYLFLNMAYQQVHANIENAWNEEEVWRIEMYISFGIMSLGLLSLLAITSIPSVSNALNWREFSFIQSTLGYVALLISTFHVLIYGWKRAFAEEYYRFYTPPNFVLALVLPSIVILGKVILLLPCISRKLRRIKKGWEKSQFLEEGLGGTVPHLSPERVTVM